One Phycisphaeraceae bacterium genomic region harbors:
- a CDS encoding DUF4411 family protein has protein sequence MAYLLDANIFIQAKNLHYGMDFCPAFWDWLVAANRAKSVYSIEKVGDELLAGDDELAEWAKQRADGFFLPPDDATMPALTQVAVWVRRQNYRPAAVNAFLQDADYYLVAFALAHGHTVVTHEIASDGVKRVKIPTVCIGMKVKCFNPYEMLRRERVRFVLAPPP, from the coding sequence ATGGCTTACCTCCTCGACGCGAACATCTTCATTCAGGCCAAGAACCTGCACTATGGGATGGATTTCTGCCCGGCCTTCTGGGATTGGCTGGTTGCGGCCAACCGGGCCAAGAGCGTCTACAGCATTGAGAAGGTGGGCGACGAGTTGCTGGCCGGAGACGATGAGTTGGCCGAATGGGCCAAACAGCGGGCAGACGGTTTCTTCCTGCCTCCCGATGACGCGACTATGCCCGCGTTGACCCAGGTGGCTGTTTGGGTACGCAGGCAGAACTACCGCCCGGCTGCGGTCAACGCGTTCTTGCAGGACGCGGATTATTACCTCGTTGCGTTCGCGCTGGCGCACGGGCATACGGTGGTGACTCATGAGATCGCCAGCGATGGGGTGAAGCGGGTGAAGATTCCCACCGTTTGCATTGGGATGAAGGTCAAGTGCTTCAACCCCTATGAAATGCTGAGACGGGAGCGGGTGCGGTTCGTCCTGGCCCCGCCGCCGTAG
- a CDS encoding ImmA/IrrE family metallo-endopeptidase, whose protein sequence is MEVQPSVIEWALVRSGARSALEERFPRLVDWLRGDANPSLRQLEDFAKASRVPIGYLLLPEPPEEQLPVKDLRTFAGKGVRRASPDLLDVIYLCQRRQAWYQEYAESVGEEPRKFVGSVNLRSSPDAVAEGIAEKLGFSVSARRDCSTWSEALRLFIEQAEAVGVLVMVSGVVGSNNRRTLDPQEFRGFALADTLAPLVFINGADTKAAQMFTLAHELAHIWLGESAVTNAGMAAAPGQDVEVWCNRVAAEVLVPLAELRKQLPRGDALESVNAMSRAFKVSTLVILRRLLDAGRISRQRFQQAYDAEIERLASLPRSSGGGDFYLAQVRRLSRRFARAVITSTAEGQTLYRDAFQMLGVKKEQTFRELGRMLEVLP, encoded by the coding sequence GTGGAAGTACAGCCGAGTGTGATCGAATGGGCGCTGGTGCGCTCGGGGGCGCGCTCCGCACTGGAAGAGCGATTCCCTCGGCTCGTGGACTGGCTCAGGGGCGACGCCAACCCGTCGCTGCGGCAGCTTGAGGATTTCGCCAAGGCGTCGCGGGTGCCCATCGGGTATCTGCTGCTGCCGGAGCCGCCGGAAGAACAATTGCCGGTCAAGGACTTGCGCACATTTGCCGGGAAGGGTGTGCGGCGGGCCAGCCCGGACCTGCTGGACGTGATCTACCTGTGTCAGCGCCGGCAGGCGTGGTATCAGGAGTACGCCGAGAGCGTTGGCGAAGAGCCGCGGAAGTTTGTCGGTTCAGTCAACCTCCGAAGTTCGCCGGATGCGGTCGCCGAGGGAATCGCGGAGAAACTCGGCTTCAGCGTTAGCGCGCGGCGGGACTGTTCGACCTGGAGCGAGGCGCTGCGGCTGTTCATCGAACAGGCCGAGGCCGTCGGCGTGCTGGTCATGGTCAGCGGTGTGGTGGGCAGCAACAACCGTCGCACGCTGGACCCGCAGGAGTTTCGCGGCTTCGCGCTCGCCGATACGCTGGCTCCGCTGGTATTCATCAATGGGGCCGATACGAAAGCCGCACAGATGTTCACGCTGGCCCACGAACTGGCGCATATCTGGCTGGGTGAATCCGCTGTGACCAATGCCGGTATGGCGGCGGCGCCGGGGCAAGATGTGGAAGTGTGGTGCAACCGCGTGGCGGCCGAAGTGCTGGTGCCCTTGGCGGAGTTGCGAAAACAACTGCCGCGGGGAGACGCGCTGGAGTCGGTCAATGCCATGTCGCGGGCGTTCAAGGTCAGTACGCTGGTGATACTGCGTCGGCTCTTGGATGCGGGTCGTATCAGCCGACAGCGGTTCCAACAGGCGTATGATGCGGAAATCGAACGGCTGGCCAGCCTGCCCCGCAGCAGCGGCGGCGGAGACTTCTACTTAGCACAAGTCAGGCGCCTCAGCCGTCGATTCGCCCGCGCGGTGATTACCAGCACGGCCGAGGGGCAGACGCTCTACCGGGATGCGTTCCAGATGCTGGGTGTGAAGAAGGAACAGACATTCCGGGAACTGGGGCGCATGCTGGAGGTATTGCCGTAA
- a CDS encoding restriction endonuclease subunit S yields the protein MKTANATPFDASAELPQTPKRRFPPYPAYAGSGIDWLGDVPSGWAVRKLKYVTSLVTEKSNGDRLKVGLENVESFTGRFLDTEAIFDGEGTAFRPHDLLYGKLRPYLAKAFMADAEGAAVGDFFVLRPGRDVLPAYMQYRLLERAFTELADGSTFGAKMPRVDWKFLGDLKFSLPPLAEQRAIAAFLDRQTAKIDSLVAKKRRLIELLREKRTALISHAVTKGLNPAAPMKPSGIDWLGDVPEHWIVRAFRYSATIPNGQVDPEDERYCDLPLIAPNHIESGTGRLFDFDSAADQAAESGKYLFERGMVLYSKIRPALAKVCVAPVKGLCSADMYPISPRNDCLASLLMYYMVSKPFTTAVVLLSSRVAMPKINRRDLGGFPVLVPPMPEQAAIVAAIQAETDKMDRLVATVDSAIVQLNEHRSALISAAVTGKLDVRGEVVA from the coding sequence ATGAAGACCGCGAACGCCACGCCCTTCGATGCCTCGGCGGAACTGCCGCAGACGCCCAAGCGGCGATTTCCGCCGTATCCCGCCTACGCCGGCAGCGGCATCGACTGGCTAGGTGACGTGCCCAGCGGTTGGGCCGTGCGGAAGCTCAAGTATGTAACTTCCCTCGTCACTGAAAAGAGCAACGGCGACAGGCTGAAAGTCGGCCTCGAAAATGTGGAAAGTTTCACCGGCCGTTTCCTCGACACGGAGGCCATTTTCGACGGCGAAGGCACAGCGTTCCGCCCTCACGATCTTCTCTACGGCAAACTCCGCCCGTATCTGGCCAAAGCCTTCATGGCCGATGCTGAAGGCGCGGCCGTTGGCGATTTCTTCGTCCTCCGCCCCGGTCGTGACGTTCTTCCCGCGTACATGCAGTATCGGCTTCTGGAACGCGCCTTCACGGAGCTTGCGGACGGCTCGACCTTCGGAGCCAAGATGCCTCGCGTCGATTGGAAGTTCCTCGGGGACTTGAAGTTCTCGCTCCCACCGCTGGCGGAGCAGCGGGCGATCGCGGCGTTTCTGGACCGCCAGACGGCGAAGATTGATTCGCTGGTGGCCAAGAAGCGGCGGCTGATCGAGCTGCTGCGGGAGAAGCGCACGGCCCTGATCTCCCACGCCGTCACCAAGGGCCTCAACCCCGCCGCCCCCATGAAACCCAGTGGCATCGACTGGCTTGGCGACGTGCCGGAGCATTGGATCGTTCGAGCCTTCCGGTATTCGGCGACTATACCGAATGGGCAGGTGGACCCGGAAGATGAACGCTATTGCGATCTGCCGCTCATTGCTCCGAACCATATCGAAAGTGGGACTGGGCGGTTGTTCGACTTTGATTCTGCGGCCGACCAAGCAGCCGAGAGTGGCAAGTACCTGTTCGAGCGGGGCATGGTGCTTTACAGCAAGATACGTCCGGCGCTCGCGAAGGTGTGCGTTGCACCCGTGAAGGGGCTGTGCAGCGCCGACATGTATCCGATTAGTCCTCGCAATGACTGCTTGGCCTCGCTCCTTATGTATTACATGGTGAGCAAGCCATTCACCACGGCAGTTGTTCTGTTGTCGTCTCGGGTAGCAATGCCCAAGATCAACCGCCGTGATCTCGGCGGGTTTCCGGTGCTCGTTCCGCCGATGCCTGAGCAGGCAGCAATCGTCGCAGCTATCCAAGCTGAGACGGATAAGATGGATAGGCTCGTAGCCACGGTGGATTCCGCGATTGTGCAGTTGAACGAGCACCGCTCCGCGCTGATCTCCGCCGCGGTCACCGGCAAACTCGACGTGCGAGGTGAGGTGGTTGCATGA
- a CDS encoding SAM-dependent DNA methyltransferase: MALTSFQDKVNFIFGIADALRGPYKPNQYGKVVLPLTVLRRMDCVLAPTKAKVLAAFDKHKDKTDAARESILNRVAGQQFHNTSKLDFATLKGDANQIAKNLTHYIKSFSGRARDIFEKFGFAEHIEKLDGANRLYLVVSKFAEVDLHPDSVSAQEMGYIFEELIRKYNEDANETAGDHFTPREVIRLMVNIIFAPDGHVLTKKGIAPTIYDPTCGTGGMIATAEEYIAELNPDARPEIFGQDYNPESYAICGSDMLIKGHSIEHIVFGDVLGDGKTRDGFPSHKFDYMLANPPFGVKWEAEADEVTKEHENQGFAGRFGAGLPRINDGSFLFLQHMISKMKAPADGGTRLGIVFNGSPLFTGDAGSGESEIRRWIIENDWLDTIVALPDQLFYNTGIFTYIWIVTNRKPAERRGKVQLIDATQFFTKMRKSLGNKRNEIGDGKDGKPDHIAELTRIYGEFRHDDTRTIQSNGDTRTLVAGKVFDNADFGYRKITVERPLRLRFAVTADGLDALRAASAFLGLAKSKKKHGSKAALEEEEAGRQHQQAIIKLLESMPAGKVWMDRAAFLPDLESFADVAGVKLPAPIRKAIVTALGTRDEQAAICTDADGNPEPDPELRDYEYVPLKQDIRDYFTREVKPYVPDAWIDESKVDEKDGQVGIVGYEIPLNRHFYIYQPPRPLEHIEADIAKLEKDIVAELREVVG, translated from the coding sequence ATGGCACTGACCAGCTTCCAGGACAAGGTCAACTTCATCTTCGGCATCGCCGACGCGCTGCGCGGCCCGTACAAGCCCAACCAGTACGGCAAGGTCGTCCTCCCACTCACCGTGCTCCGCCGCATGGACTGCGTGCTGGCACCCACCAAAGCCAAGGTGCTGGCCGCCTTCGACAAGCACAAGGACAAGACCGACGCCGCCCGCGAGAGCATCCTCAACCGCGTCGCCGGCCAGCAGTTCCACAACACCAGCAAACTCGACTTCGCCACCCTCAAGGGCGACGCCAACCAGATCGCCAAGAACCTCACTCACTACATCAAGAGCTTTTCCGGCCGGGCACGCGACATTTTCGAAAAGTTCGGCTTCGCCGAGCACATCGAGAAACTCGACGGCGCCAACCGGCTCTACCTGGTGGTGTCCAAGTTTGCCGAGGTGGACCTGCACCCCGACAGCGTCTCCGCCCAGGAGATGGGGTACATCTTCGAAGAGCTGATCCGCAAGTACAACGAAGACGCCAATGAGACGGCCGGCGACCACTTCACTCCGCGCGAGGTCATCCGGCTCATGGTCAACATCATCTTCGCCCCGGACGGCCACGTCCTGACGAAGAAGGGCATCGCCCCGACCATCTACGATCCGACCTGCGGCACCGGCGGCATGATCGCCACCGCCGAAGAGTACATCGCCGAGCTGAACCCTGACGCCCGCCCGGAAATCTTCGGCCAGGACTACAACCCGGAGTCCTACGCCATCTGCGGCTCGGACATGCTCATCAAGGGCCACAGCATTGAGCACATCGTCTTCGGCGACGTACTCGGCGACGGCAAGACCCGCGACGGCTTCCCCTCCCACAAGTTCGACTACATGCTGGCCAACCCGCCCTTCGGCGTGAAGTGGGAGGCCGAGGCCGACGAAGTCACCAAGGAACATGAGAACCAGGGCTTCGCCGGCCGCTTCGGCGCCGGCCTGCCACGCATCAACGATGGCTCGTTCCTCTTCCTCCAGCACATGATCTCGAAGATGAAAGCCCCGGCCGACGGCGGCACCCGCCTGGGCATCGTCTTCAACGGCTCGCCCCTCTTCACCGGCGACGCCGGCTCCGGCGAGAGCGAAATCCGCCGCTGGATCATCGAAAACGACTGGCTGGACACCATCGTCGCGCTGCCCGACCAGCTCTTCTACAACACCGGCATCTTCACCTACATCTGGATCGTCACCAACCGTAAGCCCGCCGAGCGCCGCGGCAAGGTCCAACTCATCGACGCCACGCAGTTCTTCACCAAGATGCGCAAGAGCCTGGGCAACAAGCGCAACGAGATCGGCGACGGCAAAGATGGCAAGCCCGACCATATCGCCGAACTCACCCGCATCTACGGCGAGTTCCGCCACGACGACACCCGCACCATCCAATCCAACGGCGACACTCGCACACTGGTCGCCGGTAAAGTCTTCGACAACGCCGACTTCGGCTACCGCAAGATCACGGTCGAGCGTCCGCTCCGCCTGCGCTTTGCCGTCACCGCCGACGGCCTTGACGCCCTCCGCGCCGCCTCCGCCTTCTTGGGGCTGGCCAAGAGCAAGAAGAAGCACGGCAGCAAAGCCGCCCTCGAAGAAGAAGAGGCCGGGCGCCAGCACCAGCAGGCCATCATCAAGCTGCTGGAATCCATGCCCGCCGGCAAGGTCTGGATGGACCGCGCCGCATTCCTGCCCGATCTGGAATCCTTCGCCGACGTCGCCGGCGTGAAGCTGCCGGCCCCGATCCGCAAAGCCATCGTGACCGCCCTGGGCACGCGCGATGAGCAGGCCGCCATCTGCACCGACGCCGACGGCAACCCCGAACCCGATCCGGAACTGCGGGACTACGAATACGTCCCCCTCAAGCAGGACATCCGCGACTACTTCACCCGCGAGGTCAAACCCTACGTGCCCGATGCGTGGATCGACGAAAGCAAGGTCGATGAGAAGGACGGCCAGGTGGGCATCGTCGGCTATGAAATCCCCCTCAACCGCCACTTCTACATCTACCAGCCGCCCCGGCCGCTGGAGCACATTGAGGCAGACATCGCCAAGCTGGAAAAAGACATCGTGGCCGAATTGCGGGAGGTGGTCGGATGA
- a CDS encoding helix-turn-helix transcriptional regulator: MEAKTPEQLGAAIRARRKAMKITQKELAMTCGTGLRFIVDLEKGKPTCQLGKTLHVLRSLGLSVSLGPPAIGGGRP, from the coding sequence ATGGAAGCCAAGACTCCAGAACAACTCGGGGCCGCTATTCGCGCCCGCCGCAAGGCCATGAAGATCACCCAGAAAGAACTGGCGATGACCTGCGGCACCGGCCTGCGGTTCATCGTCGATCTGGAGAAGGGTAAGCCCACGTGTCAGTTGGGCAAGACGCTGCATGTGCTGCGGTCGCTGGGATTGAGCGTGTCGCTCGGCCCGCCCGCGATAGGAGGTGGCAGGCCATGA
- a CDS encoding type II toxin-antitoxin system HipA family toxin has protein sequence MKRLTVYLSSDAVGTLDQDDSGLLWFQYDAAWLNKPDATPLSRSLPLQTEPFKGKQARPFFAGILPDEGPRQQIAAILGISERNDFAMLERIGGECAGAVSLLPEDGPRPRPGEKRTRKLSEKELERVIAELPRRPLLAGESGVRLSLAGAQSKLPVVLHYSAIGLPLGNTPSTHIIKPEPERFPGLVANEMLCMTLARRLELNVPAVAHRAVGGKPCIVVERYDRAVAPDGTVLRVHQEDFCQALGFPPEKKYQQEGGPLVRDCIGLLRDWSSVPAVDIRDFLDGLIFNMVIGNADAHAKNYSILYRQGQRRLAPLYDLVCTLAWPELSKVPAMKIGRSDSLKTIKAAHWQKMATEIGVGWPMLRERIADLSQRTLTALQDAGLRSASNDPAATDRIAGIIEKRAAASLQGAS, from the coding sequence ATGAAGCGACTCACCGTGTACCTCAGCAGCGATGCGGTCGGGACTCTGGACCAGGACGACAGCGGGCTGCTCTGGTTCCAATACGACGCCGCGTGGCTGAACAAGCCCGACGCGACGCCGTTGTCACGGTCCCTCCCGCTGCAGACCGAGCCGTTCAAGGGCAAGCAGGCACGCCCGTTCTTCGCCGGCATTCTGCCCGATGAAGGGCCGCGGCAGCAGATCGCCGCCATTCTCGGCATCAGCGAGCGGAACGACTTCGCCATGCTGGAACGGATCGGGGGCGAGTGTGCCGGAGCGGTCAGCCTGCTGCCGGAGGATGGCCCGCGTCCGCGGCCGGGCGAGAAGCGAACCCGCAAGCTCAGCGAGAAGGAACTGGAACGGGTCATCGCAGAACTGCCCCGGAGACCATTGCTGGCCGGGGAGAGCGGCGTCCGACTTTCCCTGGCCGGAGCGCAGTCCAAGCTGCCGGTGGTCCTCCACTATTCCGCCATCGGCCTGCCGCTGGGCAATACGCCCAGCACGCACATCATCAAACCCGAGCCGGAGCGGTTTCCTGGGCTGGTGGCCAACGAGATGCTCTGCATGACACTGGCCCGGCGGCTGGAGCTGAATGTCCCGGCGGTGGCCCATCGCGCCGTGGGCGGTAAGCCCTGCATCGTCGTGGAGCGGTATGATCGCGCGGTCGCCCCCGACGGCACGGTCCTGCGCGTTCACCAGGAAGACTTCTGCCAGGCGCTGGGGTTCCCCCCGGAGAAGAAGTACCAGCAGGAGGGCGGGCCACTGGTCCGGGACTGCATCGGTCTGCTGCGCGACTGGTCCAGCGTTCCCGCGGTCGATATCCGCGATTTCCTGGACGGCCTGATCTTCAACATGGTGATCGGCAACGCCGACGCCCACGCCAAGAACTACTCCATCCTCTACCGGCAGGGCCAGCGGCGACTGGCGCCGTTGTACGACTTGGTTTGCACGTTGGCGTGGCCGGAACTGTCCAAGGTGCCGGCGATGAAGATCGGCCGGAGCGACTCCCTGAAAACGATCAAGGCCGCTCACTGGCAGAAGATGGCTACCGAGATTGGTGTGGGCTGGCCCATGCTGCGCGAGCGGATCGCCGACCTGTCGCAGCGGACCCTCACCGCCCTCCAGGACGCCGGCTTGCGGAGCGCCTCGAACGATCCTGCGGCCACAGACCGCATCGCCGGGATTATTGAGAAACGGGCGGCCGCCTCGCTGCAAGGGGCCAGTTGA
- a CDS encoding transposase: MSKRRWFNPVLFLMARSDLDDLAQQIQFLKAENQILRAKLPKRVHVTPAEKTKLLKFARPVGRAVQALVSIVSPRTIARWMIAGKSIALRVAPRKRGRPRTKEEIRELVLKIARETGWGYTRIVGELKKLGIQLAPNTVRTILKEEGYVPSPGQGEKNWQQFVRMHTQSLWACDFFVKKVWSGFRLRTCYVLFFIHLGTRRVHLAGASIHPDAGWMVDQAERFSQEVATQTAPESVMLFRDRDSKFTREFDTKLEERGIKVAKLTPQSPNLNPYAEVWIRSIKRECLDDFICFGQEHLAYVVNEYVQFYNTVRPHQGIGNVTIGKAPPQQSSMTGYLTAVVCQSRLGGLLRHYTRTAA; the protein is encoded by the coding sequence ATGTCGAAACGCCGTTGGTTCAACCCGGTGCTCTTCCTGATGGCGCGGTCGGATCTGGACGATTTGGCGCAGCAGATCCAGTTTTTGAAGGCGGAGAACCAGATCCTCCGCGCCAAGTTACCCAAGAGGGTCCACGTCACGCCAGCGGAGAAGACGAAGCTTTTGAAGTTCGCAAGGCCGGTAGGCAGGGCGGTGCAGGCCCTGGTGAGCATCGTCAGCCCGCGCACGATTGCGCGGTGGATGATCGCGGGGAAGTCCATCGCATTACGAGTAGCTCCGCGGAAGCGGGGTCGGCCGAGGACCAAGGAGGAGATCCGTGAGCTAGTCCTGAAGATCGCACGGGAGACCGGTTGGGGGTATACCCGGATCGTGGGCGAACTTAAGAAGTTAGGGATTCAATTGGCGCCCAATACGGTGCGGACAATCCTGAAGGAGGAGGGGTACGTTCCCAGCCCCGGGCAGGGTGAGAAGAACTGGCAGCAGTTCGTGAGGATGCACACCCAGTCGCTCTGGGCCTGCGACTTCTTCGTCAAGAAGGTCTGGAGCGGGTTCCGGCTTCGGACCTGTTATGTCCTCTTCTTCATCCATCTGGGAACGAGGCGGGTGCATTTGGCAGGGGCATCAATACACCCCGACGCGGGTTGGATGGTCGATCAGGCCGAGCGCTTTAGCCAGGAGGTCGCCACCCAGACGGCTCCAGAATCAGTGATGCTCTTCCGTGACCGGGACTCCAAGTTCACGCGAGAGTTCGACACCAAGCTCGAAGAGCGGGGGATCAAAGTCGCGAAACTGACGCCGCAATCGCCCAACCTCAACCCCTACGCCGAGGTGTGGATTCGTTCGATCAAGCGTGAGTGCCTGGACGACTTCATTTGCTTTGGGCAGGAACACCTTGCGTACGTGGTAAACGAGTATGTGCAGTTCTACAACACGGTGCGGCCGCACCAGGGCATCGGCAATGTGACGATTGGGAAGGCACCACCTCAACAATCCAGCATGACGGGGTACTTAACAGCGGTTGTATGCCAATCACGATTAGGCGGCCTGCTGCGCCACTACACAAGAACGGCGGCGTAG
- a CDS encoding RHS repeat-associated core domain-containing protein has protein sequence MSDWSDDANNTSDYDNRVLYAGYRLDSETGLYHVRFRDYHPGIGRWLQRDPLGYIDGMGLQEYVGSSPTQFLDGYGLATVKNFDGDNWRTPAVVDIDHAPGGYADFRTKNPSLPEHPGPHMHNQSGNRKYFPDSNVFLDTKTNTWSSGSTKQAKEFEKKGGAYRNWRQANNARVEEAREQARRRGAGGAAIIAGGLILAGIVCDEATGENQRMVDEISVDLKLWRKNVAEGKGDLVGPAAHIADNLNKLMKNDKAGQAVLPHLLEPSAEAMQEIRDAAREDEEFPNLPTPRESDEDEYYYEGNIFDPNPLMMMEYYYGG, from the coding sequence GTGAGCGACTGGTCCGACGACGCCAACAACACCAGCGACTACGACAACCGGGTCCTCTACGCCGGCTACCGCCTCGACAGCGAGACCGGGCTGTACCACGTCCGGTTCCGCGACTACCACCCCGGCATCGGCAGGTGGCTCCAGCGTGATCCCCTCGGATACATCGATGGGATGGGGCTGCAGGAGTATGTGGGATCAAGTCCCACACAGTTCCTAGATGGCTATGGGCTAGCGACCGTTAAAAACTTCGACGGCGATAACTGGCGAACACCAGCGGTGGTAGATATAGATCACGCTCCTGGCGGTTATGCAGACTTTAGAACGAAGAACCCCTCCTTGCCTGAGCATCCGGGGCCACACATGCACAATCAATCCGGCAATCGGAAGTATTTCCCCGACAGCAATGTATTTTTAGACACAAAAACAAACACTTGGTCGTCCGGAAGCACCAAGCAGGCTAAGGAATTTGAGAAAAAGGGAGGAGCATATCGCAACTGGCGACAAGCCAACAATGCAAGAGTTGAAGAGGCAAGAGAGCAGGCGCGGCGAAGAGGTGCCGGAGGCGCCGCCATTATCGCGGGTGGGCTAATCCTAGCGGGAATTGTGTGTGATGAAGCCACTGGTGAGAATCAGCGGATGGTCGACGAAATATCCGTAGATCTAAAGCTGTGGCGGAAAAATGTGGCGGAGGGTAAAGGCGATTTGGTTGGGCCAGCAGCTCATATTGCAGACAATCTAAATAAGCTTATGAAAAATGACAAAGCGGGCCAGGCGGTTCTCCCTCATCTACTTGAACCATCCGCCGAAGCTATGCAGGAAATTCGGGATGCGGCCAGGGAAGACGAAGAATTTCCCAACCTTCCAACCCCACGCGAATCTGATGAAGATGAGTATTATTACGAGGGCAATATATTCGATCCAAATCCATTAATGATGATGGAATATTACTATGGAGGCTAA
- a CDS encoding DUF488 domain-containing protein, producing MNIKLKRAYEKPAKSDGRRILVDRLWPRGISKVNAKLDLWLKEVAPSTELRQWFGHDPKKWPEFRKRYQAELKKNPALATLKTMALADDITLVYGARDQVHNEAVVLKELLKRSK from the coding sequence ATGAACATCAAATTGAAGCGGGCTTATGAGAAGCCGGCCAAGAGCGATGGCCGGCGAATCCTCGTGGACCGGCTCTGGCCACGAGGGATTTCCAAAGTCAATGCGAAACTCGATCTGTGGCTGAAGGAAGTCGCACCATCAACGGAGCTACGGCAATGGTTTGGACACGATCCGAAAAAGTGGCCGGAGTTCCGAAAACGATATCAAGCTGAGCTGAAAAAAAATCCCGCACTGGCCACACTCAAAACGATGGCTCTTGCAGACGACATCACGCTGGTCTATGGAGCAAGAGATCAAGTTCACAACGAGGCAGTAGTGCTCAAAGAATTGCTGAAGCGCAGCAAGTAA
- a CDS encoding GntR family transcriptional regulator, protein MNDLRHRIVSGALLPGDQIANRIQLEETFQASPATIQKALDRLSRDGFVRAYGRRGTFVANDPPHLCDYALVFEDHPQSGGKPWSRFNSALLGAAIAEGRSSELRKGDAAGKSGRKRRIKLYYDIQPHADVEDYQRLVADIKNHRLAGIIYVTLDSEITQTELSGTTNLPQLCLNTVEAPQVSSVLPDQAAFVRKALDYLKSQGRSRVAMVSAGLTSTFYQVFAAEVAARGMTTRPYWSQGPFFASAPAIRNTVHLLMNPGQNERPDSLIISDDHLVEQGSQGLLNAGVLVPEDVSVVAYANFPFPPTSSVKVKWLGFDIRDVLTTAMNLIDEQRRGRPAPKTTLIPPVFEEEVHVGNELE, encoded by the coding sequence GTGAACGATCTTCGTCATCGAATCGTCAGCGGTGCCTTATTGCCTGGTGATCAGATTGCTAATCGCATTCAACTCGAGGAGACATTCCAAGCCAGCCCAGCAACCATTCAGAAGGCGTTGGATCGGCTCTCGCGGGATGGGTTTGTACGAGCGTATGGGCGGCGAGGGACTTTCGTTGCCAACGATCCGCCTCACTTGTGTGACTACGCTTTGGTGTTCGAAGATCATCCGCAGTCAGGCGGAAAGCCGTGGAGTCGTTTCAACTCCGCGTTGTTAGGGGCTGCCATCGCGGAAGGCCGATCGAGCGAACTTCGTAAAGGTGATGCAGCGGGAAAGTCTGGCCGAAAGCGGCGGATCAAGCTTTACTACGACATTCAGCCGCACGCTGACGTCGAAGATTACCAGCGACTGGTCGCAGACATAAAAAATCACCGACTTGCGGGCATTATTTATGTCACGCTCGACTCGGAGATCACGCAGACAGAGTTGTCCGGAACCACAAACTTGCCGCAGCTTTGTTTGAACACGGTCGAAGCGCCGCAGGTGAGCAGTGTGTTGCCGGATCAGGCAGCGTTTGTCCGCAAGGCCTTGGACTATCTGAAGTCTCAGGGACGCAGTCGCGTGGCGATGGTCAGCGCGGGATTGACCTCTACGTTCTACCAGGTCTTCGCCGCCGAGGTTGCCGCACGGGGAATGACGACCCGGCCATACTGGTCGCAGGGGCCGTTCTTCGCCAGCGCACCGGCGATCCGCAACACCGTGCATCTGCTGATGAATCCGGGGCAGAATGAGCGGCCAGACAGCCTGATCATCTCCGACGACCACCTGGTCGAACAAGGCAGTCAGGGGCTGCTCAACGCGGGGGTGCTCGTGCCTGAAGACGTGAGCGTCGTCGCCTACGCCAACTTCCCATTCCCGCCGACCAGCAGCGTGAAGGTCAAATGGCTGGGCTTTGATATTCGCGACGTACTGACAACTGCCATGAATCTGATTGACGAACAACGCCGGGGACGGCCGGCACCTAAGACCACGCTGATTCCGCCCGTCTTTGAAGAAGAAGTTCATGTTGGGAATGAGTTGGAGTAG
- a CDS encoding Rrf2 family transcriptional regulator, translating to MQLTMHTDYALRLLIFLAVRQGQSATVQEVAEAYHASTNHMAKVAQRLTQLGYVHSTRGRGGGLRLGVAPESINLGDLVRQTENTLTLVECFEANSGCPIEPECGLKRVLKQAQDAFFAELSRLTLADLVTRPQRFTALQIKSSVLR from the coding sequence ATGCAACTGACCATGCACACGGATTACGCCTTGCGTCTCCTGATTTTTCTGGCAGTACGTCAGGGCCAGTCAGCGACTGTTCAGGAGGTGGCGGAGGCTTATCACGCCTCTACCAATCACATGGCCAAGGTGGCGCAGCGATTGACACAGTTGGGTTATGTTCACAGTACGCGCGGGCGGGGCGGCGGTCTGCGGCTGGGTGTTGCACCCGAATCGATCAATCTCGGCGATTTGGTTCGTCAAACAGAAAACACGCTCACCCTGGTGGAGTGTTTCGAGGCAAACAGCGGCTGCCCCATTGAGCCAGAGTGCGGCCTGAAGCGCGTTTTGAAGCAGGCGCAGGATGCATTCTTCGCGGAACTATCCCGGCTCACGCTGGCGGACCTCGTCACCAGACCTCAGCGGTTCACGGCTCTCCAGATTAAATCCAGCGTATTGCGCTGA